In the Sorghum bicolor cultivar BTx623 chromosome 4, Sorghum_bicolor_NCBIv3, whole genome shotgun sequence genome, cgctttcctcgGCGGCTCCCTTCCCCGATGCCCTCCCTCCACATTCGCCAACGCGGTTACCTCCCGCGGCACCACAGCCACCGCCCACCCTCCTCGGCAGCTCTATTCCACTGATGCCCTTCCTCCACGGAACACCTTCCACAGCAACCCTCCCTCCTCCCCGCAGCACGCGTCTACTGCAACGAATTTGAGACCTGCTGCTAGAATAGATGCAAAGCCCTCAAATCACCTGATTTAAGGTTTCCTAAGGCTCCAGGGCCTTCTGCAGTGTAAGCTCAAAGTGATTTGAGCACTGCTCTGTACACTGCAGCACGCACGTTCAGAGACGAGTGACATGAGACTCCACAGCTAGGAAACCATGCCAACATTCGTCCTTTCAGAAATGAGTATTTCTCTACTCGTCCCCATCAAATGGGCAAAGCAGCAAGAAAATAACTTGACAGAACCAACCATATCCACTCAAATGAGCAGGATGTAGACTTGTTAACAAGGATTACATAGTAAGGGTTCAAACAATCTATTATGAATATTTAACCACCATATGAAACTGGGCTACACAAGTAGATCATGCTGCAAGCAATAGCCATTAACAAAGTTCTAGCATAGAAAATTAGACTAAGCAGAATATCCTGAATATCTGGAGTTCCAATTGGCAGAAGGATAAGTCTACGCAGACGCTTGAATGTTCTCTGCAAGGAATGCCTTCCCCGGGGCACGCTTAGAGAGGGGACCATGAACACCGAGCAGCTGCACAAAGGCCAAAAGATGAACCAGTATTAAATAGATTGGCCACTTATAGAAAAGCCCATAAAGCAAAAGGTAATATTCTGTACATTCGAATTGAATCAGAACAGAAACCATTATTCAAGATGAGTTCTTCATGTGAAGCATATGATATTAAACAGCaacacaaataaataaataactgaAACAACATTTTTACCTTAGCATTGACACCATCAGGTGCAATCCTACCCTCGCTCTTGTACTTCAGATACTCAGCACGGGTGAACTTGGTAAAacccctgaaaaaaaaagacaatGCACCAAACAAGTCAAATCCAAGCCTTTCATCAATGCCGTGACATGACACTGGGTTCAACAGCAAAGGATCTTCATTCCCACATACCACTTCCTGCTGCGGATGATCTTTTGGCGGCCAGGGAACTTGAATTTGGCACGGCGGAGGGCTTCTTCAGCATGATTAGCATTGCTTTCCTTGCAGCGCACAGAAAGGAGGACCTGACCAATGTCCACACGAGCGCAGGTACCCTGGGGCTTGCCAAAAGCACCCCTCATTCCAGTCTGGAGCCGATCAGCCCCAGCACATGAAAGCATCTTGTTGATACGAAGGACATGGAATGGGTGGACCCTCACCCTCAGGTGGAAGGCATCCTTCCCGGCACTCTTGGTCATGTACTTGTTGCAAGCAATGCGGGCAGCCTCAAGAGCCTCACTGGAAACATTCTCCTTCTCCCAACTCACCAGGTGGACGCAGAAGGGGAACTCATCCactcccttcttcttcatcccaACATCATAGATCCTGATCTTGGGGTCAGGGACACCACGGCAGTACCTTGACTTCGGGTATGGCTTGTTCTTGATCTGGCGGTAGCATCTTGCTGGTCCTGGAATAAGCAAGGACCTAGTTACAACCAATGTGCAGAAAATGATATGGAAGCATACCATATCATTAGAAATACAAATGCAGAGAAGGAAAATAAAGCACCCACAGCAACATGAACCTCTACACCATTACTTCATTACATAGGTGTAATATAAAACAAATCAGAACCAGAACTTCAAgcttaaaaaaataaatcaatGACTCAGTGCAAACACCGCATAGTCATTGCTATTCTACCAAGAAATCCTGTGGATCATAAAACATAGATACTCAATCAAGTGACATCATTGCTCAGGTTTAGAAAGAAATAAAATCAGTCCATAATTCATACAAGATTATCACAGTATACAACAATTCACTGTAAACAGAACTCGTACATCACACAAAATGAATGCCAATAAGATATCAATAACATTGTCGGCACTCTTAACAGAATAGAGTAATAGTATTAAACAGGTTCTAATCCTTGTTAGATGTCCACAGAAAGGCGAGTATTCTGGTTGTAATGACAAAGCTATCCACTAAGAAATAATGGAAACTGATCAGAGAATCAGAGATCAAGAATTCTATGTTTGATGAAACAAGACGTAGTTACGAATCAGTGATCCTAGTATCGACAAACAGGCCATGCTTGCTAGAAACAAAATTTTAAACCAGAATTAACTCTATATGCTCCGCCGAATCACGACGCCATTAATCTCATTCTGCACCAAACTGGCTAACTACAACTGGGAAAAACAGAATTCCGAAAAATCATCACCAAGACAAACCACGTAAGTGTCTGGATGGCCCAGTACTATTGGATCTAACAGCCACAAAATCATGTGCAGATTTCTCGTAGCTCATAATACTCGCATAACCTACGGGCAACGGCATCTAACGAACACCACAGGGATCCCAGCAACGTAGAGAGAGGGACTTTGGGCGGAAGAGGAGGCTAGGCGTCGATCTTACTCCTCCCCATGGCGACGGCGGAGGCGAGTCGACGTGGAGAACGCGGCGGCGGCAGGGAAGAACCCGGTAGACACTAGGGTTTGGACTTTGGAGGGCCTGGATTATATATGCGGTGGCCGGTGAGACGAGTGGCGTGCGCTTCTGTGTGGTGTGAGCTTGGGCTTGGGTCCTCAATCGTGTATTGTGGGCTAGGCCATCCAAGGCCCATgtgattctcaaaaaaaaaaccaagGCCCATGTGAACCCGAATAATGGTGAAACGTATCCCATCTATTTTCGTATTTAGtctaaaaaaaaatctattttcGTATTTTGCGGGGAAATGCGGGATAGGAAGCGGAATGATGTGTTTTCCGTATGTTTTTTTATGAGGGCTAATTTTTACCTAACATTAGTTAAAACTGGCTCTAGTACATCAAAACAGAAGAACTGATAGGTGAGCTAATTTATTTGTAAATTTTTCAGATAATTGTTAGCCAATTAGATAAATAATTATAGTTGAATTAATTTTTAGCTCGAACAAGTAACTAGCCATGTGTATCAAACAAGTCTAAATACAGGATAAGCTTTAATAGTTACTATTGTAGCAACCTTGGAGCATTAGATTTTTATACGACAAATACTAGTTCAAGAATTCAGAAAGCCCTTCCGAGGGGCATCAAGTGAGGCACTTCAACAAGAACCAAACATGTCAAATACCACACATTAAGCTCTATAAGCTCTGTCGTGATCTCTTAGTTTAAGTTTTCGGTTGCCATCAGTATTTGTTTCTTTCCATATTTTCGCTGTCCTACTTTCATTCCCCTTTCTGACAATCAAGTCTCGTTCTCGTTTCCCATGACGGTTAAGGTGGTTTTCAGTATGTTTAGTCCATTTTCATCTCTAAGATGGAGGCCAACATTCCATTCCCCAGGTCTCATGGTAAGCTTTTTAtccatttatttttttaaaaaaaaagttggcCATGTCTTAACAACACTTTTTTTATACTGTTCATCTCTAGCATGTATACCTTGCTCTCGGTGGCAAAGATTGGCATAGAAATGAGGGAGTAGGCAAGAGAGCTAGATCAATATATGTGCTAACCATGCCATGTGTAGTCACCTCCATAATTGAGGTCTCGTGTTTCTAACAGAGATATGGAGATGAGAATATTTCATTTCTATGTCCTCGTCGGCTTGTGCAAACTTGTATTGTCTAATATGACCAAATCTAGGGCACCAGATAATGCAAAATTGAGCCTGCATTCAGCACTATGCATATTTGCATAAGAGCCTATGCAAGCAACCAAACATGTGCAAATtacttactccctccgtcccacaaAAAAACGCAATTCTAGCAATGAATCTGGACACTGTATGTCCAGATTCATTACTAGAATTGCGTTTTTTTGTGGGACGGAGGAGTACTGCATTACACAAGATTGGACAGGCTAAAAGCATCTCTAACTCACTCTCTAAATTGTCATTTAGATAGTCTTTTGAATGAAATTCGCTATCTGTATGTTGCTATCTTTCAATAGCTTCTTTATATCCTTTGCTTTGGGAAAAAAAACGGTAGCCCTACTTTTATAGCAAGAGTATAATCATATTGATTTCTGTAAACAGTAATGAGGTGTCAGCAACCTGTTTGCAGGTAGTAAAAATCTACTTACTTTCCGTCAGTCCAAAAATTTGTATGGACTTGTCATTTAATAATAACTGGTTCATACAATAATAGATATGCAAGGAATTGAGCCTATATGTTGGTTGAGGGTACGCCTTGACCACCCAAGCTCGTGCTCGACTTGTGTTTCCTTTTTTCCAAAGATGCTTACAACATAGCAAAAGCTGTGTTGACTCCTCTATATAAATGATCAATCAATTGAAAAATGAAAGCACCATTGATGAGATGAGAATTGTGTTTCACTTTCATACCACCACCAGCAGCTTTGCTTGGTGAGATGGCAATGGTATACTTAGCTATCGTTCAAGAACTATAAATAATAAGAACAAGTATTATTCCTTGCTTCACACCAATGAGAAAGATGCACAGAGAAATGTTTAAAAACTACTTTTTTTTTTACGAAAGTTCCATGCACATATATACCTTGACGCAGTAAACTCCACGATGATCCACTGAAAACTTCAGTACATCAACAGTATCATGAAACTGTGCGTGCTGTTAATTTGCAGGGCTAATGAATGGCAGGGCAGCTCTCCTTTGGCAGGGAAAGGCCAGAAAACTGCTCATGACTCTCTCAGCCTTCATGCCAGAGGAGAGCTGCACTGTGATTCTCACCCTGAGCTACTTCTCTTGACCTCCTTCAACTGCCTGCTGTTGATGCTTGTTCAGATCCTCTTTTTCCTCCACTGTTTCCTTGCCTtatagttttatgtttccaaGGCCTATATATACCACAAAGCTCTCCTGCCGAAATCTGGATATCCCTCCGAATATGCTCAAATCAGGACCATGTTCGAGAAGCTAACTAACTGTCACTTTTGAGTTTGGTTCATGTAGATCGAATTTCTTCCCTCATTGTTACCAATTGATTGCAGATGACATGCTTATATCTCTTCTTGCATTGGAAAAGGAGGCCGGTATTAACATAAGCGCATGCATCCAGTGAACCATGCCTGAGACATGTCCTTTTCAAGATCCTATTGATGCTATGCTTTGTCGTGGGACATTCTTATGGATCTTCCCTTGATAAATCTAGAATGGATCTGATTCTTTTAAGAAAAGAGATAGCGATAGCTTTGCATGCAGGTTGAAGGGCTTTTGGATCTTGAAAGGCCATGTGGAGCGTACATTTAGCACTGCTgcatgatcgggcattagcaccggtcgggaagggcctgttgctccggttcccgagccggtgctgcccttccgggactaaaggcccaccctttagtcccggttctagcaaccggggctaaagccccccctttaacaccggttggtaacaccaaccggtgttaaagggtcctgccagggctgccacgttgcaggacccacCAACCGgcgttaaagggtttctttttctttttttttggttcacttcttcggttctgtttattgtttatatataatatataataataggtttttcaatacatgttttgctgatacaataatatatttatattacacgcatattaagcatatataaatgaaaattataggcttagcttaataattaagctttgcctataataaaatgaatagaccacatcaaaaattaaatatatatgtaaaaagctttatatatatatagttttatatgtacaaaattcgtaacacatatatatatagagttttttctcccaatgtctacaaacgatacaaatgatcatcgttgtttggaataagagtttcgttgccgttgaagtgaaactcgccgtttggattgatcacttggtcgcggagaaatcctgctatcgtcttttggatagctttgattcggtcttgttgtaggaccttttccctcagccattccgtctttaatttgaaataaataaaaaaggtattagttatctaagttattcaatataattcaggagataatgaaaagagacatgtaacgtactctgagcgtctctgtgggtgtttgattgacttgtgccatcatgaatttgcacacgtaatatgcacatagattgttcacggtcaatgaatctttcccaaaccctatacacagccattgtggatcgtgaactaataattacagagtcatattatgatatttttgtagctgagatcgacattacgtacctttgaataacgtttaccatttgttgataattttcttgtggttttctcattgagtcaaagattatcaatcggttcttggaaatttcaatgaccatgagtatccagtgaaagctgtttacacacacacatatatagggtcagtcctataatgtaaaataaaatatgcatgcacttaataactatataactcactcgaagttgaaggggaagaatattttttgtttttctttttggttcacaaaaaacctcataagattggtgcagatttctgtctcatgatctgctgtccacactgcctgtggagccttgaaaacaatataagagtcaacgaacccaatactattgtcatttctcattctgagctctctcatttggtgcctacatatatacatacaaatcctaagtgtgtaaggattatatacatgtaattaaagaagttagaagtataataaaaagaaaaaaatacttacagacaaaagcagctgacaagagatttttcAAGAGCGTCaaggtggcataattggtgcaattcttcgaactgcacgtatatgaggtcatctccacggaagtagtgatgttgtctaatacgaacagaaatctaattctctccccttttagacgcctcaatgcaccatttgtttattgcaaacatttgtgtgccgagctcgtgtaaacgcttagggtcgaatagactcctgcccggttcatatcttgccctccattgatcaactacctcggctttttcaaatgtttgacatccaagaatggcggcaatttcttccatatttaaaccgctctagctcagacaacgctaaggatttctttggcatcaagtcttcatttgagccgtattgatttggcacaatcaaagggggcaccggttttgatacttctccgagttgtgggaccccctttcctacttcTCCGAGttatgggaccccctttcctacttcACCGATTTCTttgatgcatccaaattctcgtattcctccccacggtagaggatgcagtcattaggacatgcgtgtatcttctggtttctaatcccaaagggcagacaacctgttttgcttcatacgtagtggtgggcaattcgttgcctttcgaaaGCATCATTTTTacgatcttcaataactgcccaaatgccttgtcagatgtaccattctttgccttctattgcagcaattctagtgtggtacccagctttttttgcccctcttcagcggtgggatatagcaatttcctgtggtcctctagcatgcgctcgaacttggctttctctttatcactttcacattctctttgtgcatcacggatggcatcaccaaaagcatcatcgccccgatcatcttctgccgccacctcttcttcattatctcctcccattgcaacatcattgaagccaccgtactgagcaataatattggcttggtccaattcttcttcttcttcttcttcaccttcatccattataatcccgctttctccatgtttggtccaacaaatatagtttggtacgaaaccagactttaataagtgtgaatgaagagttctagagttagaatattccgtcaaattcttgcacacggcacatggacagcacatgaaaccgtccctattatttgactcggccacacttaagaaatagtgcacgccattaatgaactcttcggagcgccgatcggcattatacatccaattacgtgttaccatctgcattaaatataacatatatattatgaaaaccatgcacacatatagtttctcatcttattgcacaacatgtctaagatacatagttgattaatttaggaaagcttggctacaacaaatacaatcgcaactagcattaaaaaaacaaaactaaaatgcacttaagcaacataattagttcgcgtccgatcccaactataatagatagatcattcgcttgatcaacatcattgaactcctttcgtcggctcactgcctcaccaccttcagcctcaaccacctgtgcaaaagatttcttaatgtgttcaatgtattcttcccccagtaccaacctgtacatccgccggtaccgttccactgaaattaaaagagaaaatcaaaagtttaattaatatcattttaaaaaatatgcacatatataagcaaatgtctggaaataactcacattacgatctggacacttgtagaatatacgacccttgtttactccctctttcgacactttgtactccatcaaaatcttctgcccacacttgccacaagtaatgagagggagttccggacggtatcgcttttgaacccttgagagaccgaagacccggtcacggttgccatctactatccatactcaatttttaaacaattataaattccacatttactagtaaacatgtatgatacaatggacattatatgtagtaataaaaataaatcaagtgatattaacaaaccaattaatttgaactatcctactttataagatctaaaaatatactataattcattcttacaaaatacattaaaactaggtcaaccatgaaatatgatatatatatatatggatactaattcatgtgaatgattcaaaataacaaagtggatttgagctaaaaaatgatgggaatatcacaagccaaaaacaacatgaaaaagacaagaaaggctgaagttagtcacctccaagcacgaagagacgatgacggagtcgaagaagatcaacgatgggcgttggagatgaagaacaaatgaagaacaagcaagaagaagctccaagaacaacaatggtgctctcggtttcaaatgggcagaggggaggagggagccggcctataaaccggacctttagcaccggttcagggcaaaaaccggtgctaaagggttaccctttagcaccggtttgtaacacaaaccggtgctaaagggtttgcctcggcccgtggctctggccggtgctaaaggggtctttaaccccgggccgcaaaaagaccgaggtttttggccattttgagcatcgaccaatgcctcattctgtagtagtgtagtCAGATTGATTAAATGACTGTTCATCCTATTTAGAATACAATATTGCTCATTAACCAACCAAAATAAAGCTCGTCACTCAGCAAGTGTCTATTGTGTAGAAACAAGTGTCTGAAGAGCAACACATTGTCTCTTTGTAAGGTTTAAGTTTTTAACTGTAAGATTTTTTTCCACAAATAAATGCATGCATGCTGATAATTATTTGCTTAGTTGGTGTATTATAATTTCAGCTATTTTGGTGAGCGGGTCAGTACCCAAGAATTAGCTATTCAGGACGTGTGCTCGGCGAATtatctgaaaaaaaaatagaggattgagttttgaagCTCATGTCTGCCAATCTTTTGTTAATGAAAAAATGGTGGTGCTGACCACATTTAGCATAGAGTAAGCTTTTACCAAAAAAAGAAATTGGCAAGCTTCCTTCCAGATTCACATTCTTTCACATTGAGTTCATTTTTCTTGCCGAATTCCGGTCAGCTCATGAGCAAGCATGTGTGGCCAAGTTTGGCACAAATCAAGCAGCCCCAGAGTTTTGGATGGATAATGTGCCTTTGGCACTTCCTAAATATCATGATGTAAACATCTCCTTAGTTGTGTACAAAACCAATATATTCAGTCCTAAATTTTCACCATAATAAAAAGATCAAACATCTCCTCAAGGACAGTAACAACGACCTCAGAATTTTAATTAACGTAATTCTTTTTTGTTCGTGAAAACCATGTCATGCTTTTCATAATTCAATTTCATTTGCTTGAAAAGACCAAGCTTACATACTTTGATGCCATTTGCCTGTGAGTAGCCCCTGTAGCATCAGTAGGTCATATAATTTGGCCATAGCGATGAAGAAAACTGCAAAGTATTTTTGCAAAAAGAAATGCATACTTCCACATTCATTCACAATATTTTCCCCTTATGTATGCAGAAAACATATCAAAATTCAACATCGTTATGGTTTTTTTAGAAAGGGGGCATCTTCACATGAGGAAAATATCAACGGGACATCTTCACATGAGGAGGGATATTAATCATATAACGATCTTGCATGTCTATTCAAAGGATTTGGAAAATAATCATGTGCTAGTGTCTTATGTTAGTGTTTACATGCTGTACTAACAATATCAAAGGGAAGAATATATGTGGAAAAAGGTTGCCTTTTCGGATCAGATGAGAATAGGGACTACTCTGATTTTCATGTGCAACTTGAAGACAGTCCTTAATAGGAAGCATATACAGGCAGCATATCCATATCCTTCGTCTTAACTGCTGCTATTTCTCTCTGTATATGCATATAATCGGTAGAACACAACACAAAGCGAGAAAAAGACACTTGGACTAGGATAGAAGAAGATTTGAAGATATAGGGCAGCTACAAGAGAATAAGGGTGATAAGCCCAACATTCGGTACTCAGGGTGAGAATCACAAcataattcttttttttttggaagatCGGGTTAGACCGGCTTTGTATTAATAAGTAGGAGAGGAGTACAATTAGCTTACATGCACGAGCAGCGCTACTAATGCTAGCTGCTGCTGCGGTATTAGTCCTATTACAGGCTTGTCTTATAAACTGTTTTTTTTCCagccaacaatatttttttataataaatcagcgaatggTAGATAAGCGGATAGGCTTATTTCATTAAAGCCCCCGCCCTGGCCCAGTTCAAGGACGTGTCTTTATCACCATGAAAACCTCCTGCGTTGTCTTTGTTTCTTCTGAGAAGATGATTGCATTTCTTTGCTTTTGAATACTCCAAGCAGTCAAGATTGACAGGGAGTGTGATAATTTATCACCTCT is a window encoding:
- the LOC8073823 gene encoding 60S ribosomal protein L10-1; amino-acid sequence: MGRRPARCYRQIKNKPYPKSRYCRGVPDPKIRIYDVGMKKKGVDEFPFCVHLVSWEKENVSSEALEAARIACNKYMTKSAGKDAFHLRVRVHPFHVLRINKMLSCAGADRLQTGMRGAFGKPQGTCARVDIGQVLLSVRCKESNANHAEEALRRAKFKFPGRQKIIRSRKWGFTKFTRAEYLKYKSEGRIAPDGVNAKLLGVHGPLSKRAPGKAFLAENIQASA